A section of the Drosophila subobscura isolate 14011-0131.10 chromosome A, UCBerk_Dsub_1.0, whole genome shotgun sequence genome encodes:
- the LOC117892719 gene encoding odorant receptor 7a, whose translation MESRRALDNLFSCFYALGMQAPEDSRPARSLLWGRIYRCYGAVMYVWQLLAVPACFVISYRYMGGMEITQVLTSLQVAIDAVILPAKIVALVGSLPLLRCAEIHMAELDGRCTEPEEFHRIGEAVRFCNRLVWFYQIAYAIYSASTFVCAFLLEQPPYALYLPGLDWQQSWRQFCIQAWIEFLIMSWTCLHQASDDVYAVIYLYVVRLHVQLLAGRVRRLGHDLRADELCQSPERQAEQCEELQRCIVDHQTVLKLLGCVAPVISRTIFVQFLITAAIMGTTMINIFIFANTNTKIASIIYLLAVTLQTAPCCYQATSLNLDNEQLSLAIFQCQWLGQSVRFRKLLLFYLHRAQQPIALTAMKIFPINLATYLGIAKFSFSLYTLIKGMNLGERFIKAK comes from the exons ATGGAGTCCCGCCGGGCACTGGACAACCTCTTTAGCTGCTTCTATGCGCTGGGCATGCAGGCGCCCGAGGACAGTCGTCCCGCCAGGAGCCTGCTCTGGGGGCGCATCTATCGCTGCTATGGGGCTGTCATGTacgtgtggcagctgctggcggtgcCCGCGTGCTTTGTGATCAGCTACCGGTATATGGGCGGCATGGAGATCACTCAAGTGCTGACCTCGCTGCAGGTGGCCATCGATGCAGTCATTCTGCCCGCCAAGATCGTGGCTCTAGTCGGCAGTCTGCCCCTGCTGCGGTGTGCCGAGATTCACATGGCCGAGCTGGATGGTCGCTGCACGGAGCCGGAGGAGTTCCATCGCATCGGGGAGGCGGTGCGCTTCTGCAATCGTCTGGTGTGGTTCTACCAGATCGCCTATGCCATCTATTCCGCCTCgacatttgtgtgtgccttcCTGCTGGAGCAGCCGCCCTATGCCCTCTACCTGCCCGGCCTCGACTGGCAGCAGTCGTGGCGGCAGTTCTGCATCCAGGCCTGGATTGAGTTCCTCATCATGAGCTGGACGTGTCTGCACCAGGCCAGCGACGATGTCTACGCCGTCATCTATCTGTATGTGGTGCGGCTGCAtgtccagctgctggcagggCGCGTGCGCCGCCTGGGCCATGACCTGCGCGCCGATGAACTCTGCCAGAGCCCCGAGCGGCAGGCGGAACAGtgcgaggagctgcagcggtGCATTGTGGACCACCAGACGGTGCTGAAGCTGCTCGGCTGCGTCGCACCGGTCATATCGCGCACCATCTTTGTGCAGTTCCTAATCACCGCCGCCATCATGGGCACCACCATGATCAACATCTTCATCTTTGCCAACACCAACACGAAGATTGCGTCCATCATTTACCTGCTGGCCGTCACCCTGCAGACGGCGCCGTGCTGCTACCAGGCCACCTCGCTAAACCTGGACAACGAGCAGCTCTCCCTGGCGATcttccagtgccagtggctgggCCAAAGTGTCCGTTTCCGCAAGTTGTTGCTCTTCTATCTGCACCGAGCTCAGCAGCCCATCGCCCTAACCGCCATGAAGATATTTCCCATCAATCTGGCCACCTACTTGGGT ATTGCCAAATTCTCCTTCTCGCTGTACACCCTCATCAAGGGCATGAATCTGGGTGAACGCTTCATCAAGGCCAAATGA
- the LOC117896254 gene encoding uncharacterized protein LOC117896254, with the protein MDLCEDDDVPCCSRARSLASTEHLKTCQEELNVAVGYGSGLPETDDERPKNMNELRMLVNDIRFMLRSQLLAYDAKLLIFATAASSGCPDQTLVPAPPAFKNSNTDDEVYVCPNEGCDMERLCKAVQDNWPSCSVMMDNLCSVESMDDTSADDIEAVHLLHWVLADPSSPMLRRTSRVHLRSLCKHLGVARPSQMPVQLMSICYEDEQVTLPGLRTSRSYAYLGMNFAKLYRFLATGHLDPVGPDTTTRLYAQPESAMLQCLDPQPEPMPPCWMQSRFGTTQRALVICALPPELEKPKILTAANQFLEYIVHDPTRLRPCHLLFYDEASGDKMMTYWPGHIIETTPQQRRRSAPRCRPIRKVTSEAGRKIKGWAQSFWTGVVSVKRYVVASF; encoded by the exons ATGGATTTGTGTGAAGACGATGATGTGCCCTGCTGCAGTCGCGCCAGGAGTTTGGCGAGCACAGAACACCTAAAAACATGCCAGGAAGAACTGAATGTGGCCGTGGGCTATGG GAGTGGATTGCCAGAGACCGATGACGAACGCCCGAAGAACATGAACGAGCTGCGGATGCTCGTGAACGACATTCGCTTCATGTTGCGCAGCCAATTGCTGGCCTACGATGCCAAGCTGCTCATTTTTGCAACGGCCGCCAGTAGCGGGTGCCCCGACCAGACCCTGGTGCCCGCACCGCCGGCGTTCAAGAACTCCAACACCGACGACGAGGTGTATGTGTGCCCCAACGAGGGCTGTGACATGGAACGTCTGTGTAAAGCCGTTCAGGACAACTGGCCAAGCTGCAGCGTCATGATGGATAACCTTTGCTCCGTAGAGTCGATGGACGACACGTCTGCCGACGACATAGAGGCTGTTCATCTGCTCCACTGGGTGCTGGCGGACCCCTCCAGTCCCATGCTGCGTCGCACCTCAAGAGTTCACTTGCGCAGCCTCTGCAAGCATCTCGGTGTGGCCCGACCCTCGCAAATGCCCGTCCAGCTGATGAGCATCTGCTACGAGGATGAGCAGGTCACCCTGCCCGGACTTAGGACTAGTCGGAGCTACGCCTACTTGGGGATGAACTTCGCCAAGTTGTATCGCTTCCTGGCCACGGGACACTTGGATCCTGTGGGACCGGACACCACCACTCGCCTGTACGCCCAGCCCGAGTCTGCCATGCTCCAGTGCCTGGACCCGCAGCCGGAGCCCATGCCCCCCTGCTGGATGCAATCCCGCTTCGGCACCACACAGCGTGCGCTCGTCATTTGCGCACTGCCGCCGGAGCTGGAGAAACCAAAAATTCTAACGGCCGCAAACCAATTCCTCGAGTACATTGTCCACGATCCCACCCGCCTACGCCCTTGCCATTTGCTCTTTTACGATGAAGCTTCCGGGGACAAAATGATGACATACTGGCCGGGTCACATCATTGAGACGACGCCCCAGCAACGCCGCCGAAGTGCCCCTCGCTGCAGGCCCATTCGCAAGGTCACCAGCGAAGCTGGTCGCAAGATCAAGGGTTGGGCTCAGTCATTCTGGACTGGTGTGGTATCTGTCAAGCGTTATGTGGTGGCCTCCTTTTAG
- the LOC117892729 gene encoding E3 ubiquitin-protein ligase MARCHF5 gives MDPRLDWDLEEERICWICLSGDEEQPPQRIDWLHPCRCRGSTKWVHRVCLNRWIDAQQRQLQQPDQPIVCTQCRTQYIIVLPSLNAFDRILQGLYRFYNSVCQSMLACTLSSVVYLSAGAYGAVTMIQIFGFRVAMTLIKAEPVVLMVVLPTIPTVLVLLRDFQWDMHLIRLWRSRRTARPAVLAEDSHMLPGAPLDDNYYAAMPLLDNLEMEIMHEENFLGLEGIANATESFVVALSLPSIANLLGRTLYAKVDNKLLGTVLGGLTFLGSKALARAYMRHCNRQCLRGRRVLDSVPLNVQRYNSLRESGSRNIPNTQ, from the coding sequence ATGGATCCACGTCTTGATTGGGATCTCGAAGAGGAGCGCATTTGCTGGATCTGCCTGAGCGGCGATGAGGAGCAGCCGCCTCAGCGCATCGATTGGCTGCACCCGTGCCGCTGCCGTGGCAGCACCAAGTGGGTGCATCGCGTCTGCCTGAACCGATGGATCGAtgcacagcagcggcagctgcagcagccggaTCAGCCGATCGTCTGCACCCAATGCCGCACACAATACATTATAGTGCTGCCGTCGCTCAATGCCTTCGACAGGATCCTGCAAGGGCTGTATCGGTTCTACAACTCGGTCTGTCAATCCATGCTCGCGTGCACGCTCTCGTCGGTGGTTTACCTTTCGGCGGGGGCCTATGGCGCCGTCACAATGATTCAGATCTTTGGCTTTCGCGTGGCCATGACGCTCATCAAGGCGGAGCCCGTGGTACTTATGGTAGTCCTACCGACGATACCCactgtgctggtgctgctgcgtgACTTCCAGTGGGACATGCACTTGATTCGCTTGTGGCGCAGCCGGCGCACCGCTCGTCCTGCAGTTTTGGCTGAAGATAGCCACATGCTGCCCGGTGCTCCGCTCGATGATAACTACTACGCTGCCATGCCACTACTCGATAATCTGGAGATGGAAATCATGCACGAGGAGAACTTCCTTGGCCTGGAGGGCATtgcaaatgccacagaaagCTTCGTCGTGGCCCTCAGTCTGCCCAGCATTGCCAACCTGCTGGGCCGCACACTGTACGCGAAGGTGGACAACAAGCTGCTGGGCACCGTGCTGGGCGGCCTCACCTTTTTGGGATCCAAAGCACTGGCCAGAGCCTACATGCGCCACTGCAATCGGCAGTGTCTACGAGGACGTCGCGTTCTTGATAGCGTTCCGTTGAATGTGCAGCGCTACAATTCGCTGCGTGAGTCGGGCAGCCGCAATATCCCCAACACGCAGTAA
- the LOC117896346 gene encoding acidic phospholipase A2 PA4, which produces MKTDNMSLVIKCRHSHNRNHNNIYLLCPIVLMFVAWQLGAGGIGAEAKQLPLPAADAADIDGDADAEIRHGSYDNGNDDVAALVRKRRHLSDWLIAPNTRWCGRGNLANGTYNDLGGASMADKCCRKHDHCQLWIDGMSTRYDLFNYRPYTLSHCSCDRRFRTCLKMAGDEAANAIGKLFFNVVQTQCFSLRVETVCLERGAGAGSSGQCLREDLRQKAVLRSNKRF; this is translated from the coding sequence ACAGACAACATGTCGCTGGTGATTAAgtgcaggcacagccacaaccgcaaccacaacaacatctATCTGCTCTGCCCCATTGTGCTGATGTTCGTCGCATGGCAGCTGGGCGCCGGGGGGATTGGGGCAGAggccaagcagctgccactgcctgctgctgatgctgccgatatcgatggcgatgccgatgccgaaaTTCGTCACGGATCGTACGACAATGGCAATGATGACGTTGCTGCACTGGTCCGAAAGCGTCGCCACTTATCCGACTGGCTGATAGCCCCAAACACACGCTGGTGCGGACGTGGGAATCTGGCCAATGGCACCTACAACGACCTGGGCGGCGCATCGATGGCCGACAAATGCTGCCGGAAGCACGACCACTGCCAGCTGTGGATAGACGGCATGTCGACTCGCTACGATCTCTTCAACTACCGCCCCTATACGCTGTCACACTGCAGCTGCGACCGACGCTTCCGCACCTGCCTGAAAATGGCCGGCGACGAGGCGGCCAATGCCATCGGAAAGCTCTTCTTCAATGTGGTGCAAACGCAATGCTTCAGCCTCAGGGTGGAGACGGTGTGCCTGGAGCGTGGTGCCGGTGCCGGCAGCTCGGGACAGTGCCTGCGCGAAGACCTCCGCCAGAAGGCCGTTCTGCGGAGCAACAAACGCTTCTAG